Proteins encoded within one genomic window of Longimicrobium sp.:
- a CDS encoding GrpB family protein, translating to MEDLSPLGLARGTVRLAPYDPAWRDLFAAEAARLRAALGGRVLVIEHVGSTSIPGMDAKPILDMMAAVPTLAEADRLVPLVEALGYELRPDPEIPERRFFVRGRTTRRTHHFSLAEPASRYWRDTLLFRDWLRAHPEAAEEYRALKHALAARHATDREKYTNGKEAFVHAVLARARAEHAARPSSSSDSGDHA from the coding sequence GTGGAAGACCTTTCCCCGCTGGGGCTGGCGCGCGGGACGGTGCGGCTGGCCCCGTACGACCCCGCCTGGCGCGACCTGTTCGCCGCCGAGGCGGCGCGCCTGCGCGCGGCGCTGGGCGGCCGGGTGCTGGTCATCGAGCACGTCGGCAGCACGTCCATCCCGGGGATGGACGCCAAGCCGATCCTGGACATGATGGCCGCGGTCCCGACCCTGGCCGAGGCGGACCGGCTGGTGCCCCTGGTGGAGGCGCTCGGGTACGAGCTGCGGCCCGACCCGGAGATCCCCGAGCGGCGCTTCTTCGTGCGCGGGCGGACCACCCGGCGCACGCACCACTTCTCGCTGGCCGAGCCGGCTTCCCGCTACTGGCGCGACACGCTCCTCTTCCGCGACTGGCTGCGCGCGCACCCGGAAGCGGCGGAGGAGTACCGCGCGCTCAAGCACGCCCTCGCCGCCCGCCACGCGACCGACCGCGAGAAGTACACGAACGGCAAGGAGGCCTTCGTGCACGCGGTGCTCGCGCGCGCCCGCGCCGAGCACGCCGCGCGGCCGTCTTCGTCCAGCGACTCCGGCGACCATGCGTGA